One stretch of Rhinolophus ferrumequinum isolate MPI-CBG mRhiFer1 chromosome 5, mRhiFer1_v1.p, whole genome shotgun sequence DNA includes these proteins:
- the COQ2 gene encoding 4-hydroxybenzoate polyprenyltransferase, mitochondrial produces MLSLGGVGLSRGLRVVTQAWLRGSCGRSLALARAAGAPRTGDWRPSAGQGPRRRRLSLSAAAVVDSAPRPLQPYLRLMRLDKPIGTWLLYLPCTWSIGLAAEPGCFPDWYMLSLFGTGAVLMRGAGCTINDMWDRDYDKKVARTASRPIAAGDISTFQSFVFLGGQLTLALSILLCLNYYSIALGAASLLLVITYPLMKRITYWPQLVLGLTFNWGALLGWSAIKGSCDPSVCLPLYFSGIMWTLIYDTIYAHQDKRDDALIGIKSTALLFRDKTKQWLSGFSVAMLGALSLVGVNSGQTAPYYTALAAVGAHLAHQIYSLDIHRPEDCWDKFASNRTIGLMVFLGIVLGNLWKEKKTDETKKNIDSKIEN; encoded by the exons ATGCTGAGCTTGGGCGGCGTGGGGCTCTCGCGGGGCCTGCGGGTCGTGACGCAGGCATGGCTGCGGGGCTCCTGCGGCCGCTCCCTGGCCCTCGCGCGCGCGGCTGGCGCGCCCCGCACGGGGGACTGGCGGCCCTCGGCGGGACAGGGGCCACGCCGGCGTCGGCTCAGCCTATCGGCCGCTGCGGTCGTGGACTCGGCGCCCCGCCCCCTGCAGCCCTACCTGCGCCTCATGCGGTTGGACAAGCCCATTG gAACCTGGCTGCTGTATCTGCCATGTACCTGGAGCATTGGTTTGGCAGCTGAACCAGGCTGTTTTCCAGATTGGTATATGTTATCCCTCTTTGGCACTGGAGCTGTTCTGATGCGTGGAGCAGGCTGTACTATTAATGACATGTGGGACCGGGATTACGATAAAAAG GTTGCAAGAACAGCAAGTCGTCCAATAGCTGCTGGAGACATTTCAACTTTTCAATCCTTTGTTTTCCTTGGGGGACAGCTGACCTTGGCGCTGAGTATTCTTCTGTGTCTGAATTACTACAG TATAGCTCTAGGAGCAGCATCCCTACTTCTTGTCATCACCTACCCACTAATGAAAAGAATTACATACTGGCCTCAATTAGTCTTGG GGTTGACTTTTAATTGGGGAGCATTACTTGGATGGTCTGCTATCAAGGGCTCCTGTGATCCATCTGTTTGcctgcctctttatttttctggaattatgTGGACTCTAATATATGATACTATCTATGCCCATCAG GACAAGAGAGATGATGCTCTGATTGGCATTAAGTCCACGGCTCTGCTGTTCCGTGACAAGACCAAGCAGTGGCTGAGTGGCTTCAGTGTGGCGATGCTGGGAGCCCTGAGCCTGGTGGGAGTGAACAGTGGTCAGACCGCGCCCTACTACACGGCTCTGGCTGCTGTCGGAGCCCATCTAGCTCACCAG ATTTACAGTCTAGACATCCACAGACCTGAGGATTGTTGGGATAAATTTGCCTCCAACCGAACAATAGGACTAATGGTTTTTTTAGGGATTGTCCTCGGGAACTtgtggaaggaaaagaagacagatgaaacgaagaaaaatatagatagtaaaatagaaaattag